One window of the Candidatus Nanopelagicales bacterium genome contains the following:
- a CDS encoding arsenate reductase ArsC: MEAYPEVRMENTRPSVLFVCVHNAGRSQMAAAYLTHLAGDRVEVRSAGSAPADTVNPAVVEALAEEGIDISAEVPKVLTTDAVRESDVVITMGCGDVCPVFPGKRYEDWVLADPAGKGVAEVRPVRDEIRRRIEALIDEIAPAPAGPAA, from the coding sequence GTGGAGGCGTACCCGGAGGTCCGGATGGAGAACACCCGCCCGTCGGTGCTGTTCGTCTGCGTGCACAACGCCGGTCGCTCGCAGATGGCCGCGGCGTACCTGACCCACCTGGCCGGCGACCGGGTCGAGGTGCGTTCGGCCGGGTCCGCGCCGGCCGACACCGTGAACCCCGCCGTCGTCGAGGCCCTCGCGGAGGAGGGGATCGACATCTCCGCCGAGGTGCCCAAGGTGCTGACCACCGACGCGGTGCGCGAGTCCGACGTGGTCATCACGATGGGCTGCGGCGACGTGTGCCCGGTGTTCCCCGGGAAGCGGTACGAGGACTGGGTGCTGGCCGACCCGGCGGGCAAGGGCGTGGCCGAGGTACGACCGGTCCGCGACGAGATCCGGCGCCGGATCGAGGCGCTGATCGACGAGATCGCGCCGGCCCCGGCCGGACCTGCCGCGTGA
- the arsB gene encoding ACR3 family arsenite efflux transporter — protein sequence MTANPTPSPAPPDPDEQAVLQRLSLLDRFLPVWILAAMALGLLLGRLVPSVQTALDAVKVDQTSLPIALGLLLMMYPVLAKVRYEDMGHVTGDRRLLWLSLVLNWLIGPLLMFTLAWVFLADYPEFRTGLIVIGLARCIAMVLIWNDLACGDREAAALLVAINSVFQIVAYALLGTFYLKVLPGWLGLDTQDVQFSTWDITKAVLIFLGIPLLAGYLTRRIGLRTRGERWYDERFVPFISPFALYGLLFTIVVMFALQGDAITSDPWSVALIAVPLLVYFALMWGVSFLLGWRARLGYPKTATVAFTAAGNNFELAIAVSIGVWGVTSGQALAGVVGPLIEVPALVALVYVSLWLRRRLFAGSGAGTTRR from the coding sequence GTGACAGCGAACCCGACCCCCTCGCCCGCGCCGCCGGATCCCGACGAGCAGGCGGTCCTGCAGCGGCTGTCCCTCCTCGACCGGTTCCTGCCGGTCTGGATCCTCGCGGCGATGGCCCTCGGGCTGCTGCTCGGCCGGCTGGTGCCCTCCGTGCAGACGGCCCTCGACGCGGTGAAGGTCGACCAGACGTCGCTGCCGATCGCGCTGGGTCTGCTGCTCATGATGTACCCGGTGCTGGCCAAGGTCCGCTACGAGGACATGGGTCACGTCACCGGTGACCGTCGGCTGCTGTGGCTGTCCCTGGTGCTCAACTGGCTGATCGGGCCGCTGCTCATGTTCACCCTGGCGTGGGTGTTCCTGGCCGACTACCCGGAGTTCCGCACCGGCCTGATCGTGATCGGCCTGGCCCGGTGCATCGCGATGGTGCTGATCTGGAACGACCTGGCCTGCGGGGACCGGGAGGCCGCCGCTCTGCTGGTGGCCATCAACTCGGTGTTCCAGATCGTGGCGTACGCGCTGCTCGGCACGTTCTACCTGAAGGTGCTGCCCGGCTGGCTCGGGCTGGACACCCAGGACGTGCAGTTCTCCACCTGGGACATCACCAAGGCGGTCCTGATCTTCCTCGGCATCCCGCTGCTGGCCGGCTACCTGACCCGGCGGATCGGGCTGCGTACCAGGGGGGAGCGCTGGTACGACGAGCGCTTCGTCCCCTTCATCAGCCCGTTCGCGCTGTACGGCCTGCTGTTCACCATCGTCGTGATGTTCGCGCTGCAGGGTGACGCGATCACCTCCGACCCGTGGTCTGTCGCGCTGATCGCGGTGCCACTGCTGGTCTACTTCGCGCTCATGTGGGGGGTGTCGTTCCTGCTCGGCTGGCGGGCGCGGCTGGGCTACCCCAAGACGGCGACGGTCGCGTTCACCGCGGCGGGGAACAACTTCGAGCTGGCCATCGCCGTCAGCATCGGGGTCTGGGGGGTCACCTCCGGCCAGGCGCTGGCCGGCGTCGTCGGCCCGCTGATCGAGGTGCCGGCCCTGGTGGCGCTGGTCTACGTCTCGCTGTGGCTGCGTCGACGGCTCTTCGCCGGGAGCGGGGCCGGCACGACACGCCGGTGA
- a CDS encoding putative inorganic carbon transporter subunit DabA, with protein sequence MILRLARAVLVLAALAALVLLAVAVTGTAPALTLGTVDLGPLGPATVGVSVGLVPAFLLVLVTGLGAVVASYAVRNLAGQRRLGRFAALEVLAIGALALAVTAQSLPLLALGWTTAGLALAALVAHAGTPSARAAAGRVRTRLLVGDAALWAAVATAGVGLGALDLATLPAAVADGPGPVVAAAALLVVVAGLVRSALVPAHRWLPETAEAPSPVSALLHAGLVNGVGVLALLLWPLLSTSAPARAALLVAGVATVLLATGQQRTRPDVKGRLAASTSAQMGYLSVTAALGLPVAVLAHVLGHGAWKAGLFLGAGGTVERVRATAPHGGGSGRSGGSGQAGSRARATTVAIVLATVAVVGAAVVPGPWGDALVAGPAELLPLAVAVAAGALGVRAALASPAGGRVAAGLAVSATLAAVAGYVLGLRALGRLLHDVAGWTPAGWGAAEAPALAAAVAGLLALAVGAWWVDRRLRAGAWPGLAAAVARTSLPAPRSARVSVTGAAQADASSAPPQCDPARVRREIRRAAAVVAPSWPLTSFVASNPLAGLEDRPFDEAVAEAAAAWGARTGPGAASLRAAVRDGRVDPDLAAQVLAGAGLDLDPDLSAVPGTDRPDATEVVLALLSGEECGPAPLQAARQRLHRGPDADPAAGSVLADALAALPRPAAPVTAPLDRLAGSDAAARARVVASWCAAQALGRTGWPVAGGPWRVLRASTTRLDRALGVRGAGALVGRLPAEPESAVAVLLDRLAGPTDDDARVTLVARVLARDPGWPAHLAWRRRQRLAPTPDRTDADATGDPLGAPDVLGPLAPDLAEPIGPADAGADPDLAGLLAVRLALEAAVGEAYGVVSTAPAAPLPAAAVSPGADGAARALADGCGALGLAPNELDDRGVAAVLGLVGAVDRVGRERLRLLLLEQAVRRDLLPALADRARDLRAGGGSALVHPLGSDAGPAGPDAQVVTCIDVRSERLRRQLEWLGPWETLGIAGFFGLPMRHVGPGGTTGDRAPALLRPGWLVAEDRAPAPAAAGALDRLRAAVHDVEARPFVPFALAEASGWLIAPAALLRTWAAGWWARLTARSARRWSLPRRGQLRLLADPEHPGTGFAPDELVAACAGFLRTVGLHRPAPLVVLCGHGGSAANHPHVAAYDCGACGGWAGDVSARALAQALNLEWVRDRLWQHGFEIDAGTRFVAAVHDTTRDRVELLEPEAGSDPALARLAADLDRAAEAAARERAGELAGARPTAGTSSVRRLRRQLDARAADWSQAFPEWGLAGNAALVVGPRALTAGLDLRGRVFLHSYRPDLDADGAVLETLLTAPLVVAQWINAQYWCATVDPARFGAGDKTTHNVLASPDGAPAPLSGVLTGAAGDLRIGLPWQAVSDRAPGTDGFDAAAPVHEPVRLLAVVCAGTDAIDAVLARHEGPGRLVEGRWLTLVSLGPEDGRLRRRLPGGRWVPAATDPRTAGEPRWGDDLVGSPAG encoded by the coding sequence GTGATCCTGCGCCTGGCTCGTGCCGTCCTCGTCCTCGCGGCCCTGGCCGCGCTCGTCCTGCTGGCGGTCGCGGTCACCGGGACCGCGCCCGCTCTGACGCTGGGGACGGTGGACCTCGGGCCCCTGGGCCCGGCGACCGTCGGGGTGTCGGTGGGGCTCGTCCCCGCGTTCCTCCTGGTCCTGGTGACCGGCCTCGGCGCCGTCGTGGCGTCGTACGCCGTGCGCAACCTGGCGGGTCAGCGCCGGCTGGGGCGGTTCGCGGCCTTGGAGGTGCTCGCCATCGGTGCCCTGGCGCTGGCCGTCACTGCGCAGAGCCTGCCCCTCCTCGCGCTGGGCTGGACCACTGCCGGGCTGGCGCTCGCGGCCCTGGTCGCGCACGCCGGCACCCCGTCTGCCCGGGCGGCGGCCGGCCGGGTCCGCACCCGACTGCTGGTCGGGGACGCGGCCCTGTGGGCCGCGGTGGCCACGGCCGGGGTCGGCCTGGGCGCGCTGGACCTGGCGACCCTGCCCGCCGCGGTGGCCGACGGACCGGGCCCTGTGGTCGCTGCCGCGGCGCTGCTCGTCGTGGTCGCGGGCCTGGTGCGCAGCGCGCTGGTCCCCGCCCACCGCTGGCTGCCGGAGACGGCCGAGGCTCCCTCCCCGGTCAGCGCCCTGCTGCACGCCGGCCTGGTCAACGGCGTCGGCGTCCTGGCACTCCTGCTGTGGCCCCTGCTGTCCACCTCCGCCCCCGCGCGCGCGGCGCTGCTGGTGGCCGGAGTGGCCACGGTGCTGCTGGCCACCGGCCAGCAGCGCACCCGCCCGGACGTGAAGGGCCGGCTGGCGGCGTCGACGTCGGCTCAGATGGGCTACCTGTCGGTCACCGCGGCCCTCGGCCTGCCCGTCGCAGTCCTGGCCCACGTCCTGGGTCACGGGGCCTGGAAGGCGGGGCTCTTCCTCGGTGCGGGCGGCACGGTCGAGCGCGTCCGGGCCACCGCGCCGCACGGCGGTGGGTCCGGTCGGTCCGGTGGGTCCGGTCAGGCGGGGTCGCGCGCGCGGGCGACCACGGTCGCCATCGTGCTCGCGACCGTTGCCGTCGTCGGCGCCGCCGTCGTGCCGGGGCCCTGGGGCGACGCGCTGGTGGCCGGGCCGGCCGAGCTGCTCCCGCTCGCGGTCGCGGTCGCGGCCGGCGCCCTGGGCGTCCGCGCGGCGCTGGCCTCGCCCGCGGGCGGCCGGGTCGCTGCCGGCCTGGCGGTGTCCGCCACCCTGGCGGCGGTGGCCGGCTACGTGCTGGGGCTGCGGGCCCTGGGGCGGCTGCTCCACGACGTCGCCGGGTGGACTCCTGCGGGCTGGGGCGCCGCGGAGGCGCCCGCCCTGGCGGCCGCGGTGGCCGGGCTGCTCGCCCTGGCCGTCGGCGCCTGGTGGGTCGACCGCCGGCTGCGCGCCGGGGCCTGGCCCGGACTGGCCGCCGCAGTGGCCCGCACCTCGCTCCCCGCTCCCCGGTCGGCCCGCGTCAGCGTGACCGGAGCCGCGCAGGCCGACGCCTCGTCGGCACCACCGCAGTGCGACCCGGCGCGGGTGCGCCGCGAGATCCGCCGGGCCGCGGCGGTGGTGGCCCCCTCGTGGCCGCTGACCTCGTTCGTGGCGAGCAACCCGCTTGCGGGGCTGGAGGACCGGCCGTTCGACGAGGCGGTCGCCGAGGCCGCGGCCGCGTGGGGGGCCCGGACCGGTCCCGGTGCGGCGAGCCTGCGCGCCGCCGTGCGGGACGGCCGGGTCGACCCGGACCTGGCCGCGCAGGTCCTGGCCGGCGCCGGTCTCGACCTCGATCCGGACCTCTCCGCGGTACCCGGCACGGACCGGCCGGACGCGACCGAGGTCGTGCTCGCGCTGCTCTCGGGCGAGGAGTGCGGACCCGCGCCGCTCCAGGCGGCCCGGCAGAGACTGCATCGTGGGCCGGACGCAGACCCGGCGGCCGGGAGCGTCCTGGCCGACGCCCTGGCTGCTCTTCCGCGACCCGCCGCCCCGGTCACCGCCCCACTGGACCGCCTGGCCGGCTCGGATGCCGCAGCCCGGGCCCGGGTGGTCGCGTCGTGGTGCGCCGCCCAGGCGCTCGGCCGGACCGGCTGGCCGGTCGCCGGTGGGCCCTGGCGGGTGCTGCGGGCCTCCACCACACGGCTGGACCGCGCGCTGGGCGTACGGGGCGCGGGGGCGCTGGTCGGCCGGCTGCCGGCCGAGCCCGAGTCGGCCGTGGCGGTGCTGCTGGACCGCCTCGCCGGCCCGACGGACGACGACGCCCGGGTGACGCTCGTGGCCCGCGTCCTGGCGCGGGACCCCGGCTGGCCGGCGCACCTGGCCTGGCGCCGCCGCCAGCGACTGGCCCCGACCCCCGACCGCACCGACGCCGACGCCACCGGGGACCCGCTGGGTGCGCCGGACGTCCTGGGACCGCTGGCCCCCGACCTGGCCGAGCCGATCGGCCCCGCGGACGCCGGCGCCGACCCCGACCTGGCCGGGCTGCTCGCCGTCCGGCTCGCGCTCGAGGCGGCCGTGGGGGAGGCGTACGGCGTGGTCTCCACGGCCCCTGCGGCACCCCTGCCGGCGGCTGCGGTGTCGCCCGGCGCCGACGGTGCCGCCCGGGCGCTCGCCGACGGGTGCGGGGCACTGGGACTCGCGCCGAACGAGCTCGACGACCGGGGCGTGGCCGCGGTGCTGGGCCTGGTCGGCGCGGTCGACCGGGTCGGGCGCGAGCGGCTGCGGCTGCTGCTGCTCGAGCAGGCGGTCCGCCGCGACCTGCTGCCGGCGCTGGCCGACCGTGCGCGCGATCTGCGGGCCGGGGGAGGCTCCGCGCTGGTCCACCCGCTGGGGTCTGATGCGGGCCCCGCCGGGCCGGACGCCCAGGTGGTCACCTGCATCGACGTCCGCTCCGAGCGGCTGCGCCGCCAGCTGGAGTGGCTGGGGCCGTGGGAGACGCTGGGGATCGCCGGCTTCTTCGGCCTGCCGATGCGGCACGTGGGGCCCGGCGGTACCACCGGCGACCGCGCACCCGCGCTGCTGCGTCCCGGCTGGCTGGTCGCCGAGGACCGGGCACCCGCCCCTGCCGCGGCGGGTGCGCTGGACCGGCTGCGCGCCGCGGTGCACGACGTCGAGGCCCGTCCCTTCGTCCCCTTCGCGCTGGCCGAGGCGTCGGGCTGGCTGATCGCGCCGGCCGCGCTGCTGCGCACCTGGGCTGCCGGCTGGTGGGCGCGCCTGACGGCCCGCAGCGCGCGCCGCTGGTCCCTGCCGCGGCGGGGCCAGCTCCGGCTGCTCGCGGACCCGGAGCACCCCGGCACCGGCTTCGCCCCCGACGAACTGGTCGCCGCCTGTGCGGGCTTCCTGCGTACCGTCGGCCTGCACCGGCCGGCCCCGCTCGTCGTCCTGTGCGGACACGGCGGATCCGCCGCGAACCACCCGCACGTGGCGGCGTACGACTGCGGGGCGTGCGGCGGATGGGCCGGCGACGTGAGCGCGCGGGCGCTGGCGCAGGCGCTGAACCTGGAGTGGGTGCGGGACCGGCTGTGGCAGCACGGGTTCGAGATCGACGCGGGTACCCGGTTCGTCGCAGCGGTGCACGACACCACCCGCGACCGCGTGGAGCTGCTCGAGCCCGAGGCCGGCAGCGACCCTGCGCTGGCCCGGCTGGCCGCGGACCTGGACCGGGCCGCCGAGGCGGCCGCGCGGGAGCGCGCCGGTGAGCTGGCCGGCGCCCGCCCCACGGCGGGGACGTCCTCCGTACGGCGGCTGCGTCGCCAGCTGGACGCGCGCGCCGCGGACTGGTCGCAGGCGTTCCCGGAGTGGGGCCTGGCGGGCAACGCGGCGCTGGTCGTCGGACCGCGCGCCCTCACCGCCGGCCTGGACCTGCGGGGGCGGGTGTTCCTGCACTCCTACCGCCCGGACCTCGACGCGGACGGAGCGGTCCTGGAGACCCTGCTGACCGCGCCGCTGGTCGTCGCGCAGTGGATCAACGCGCAGTACTGGTGCGCCACGGTCGATCCGGCCCGGTTCGGGGCCGGCGACAAGACGACCCACAACGTGCTGGCCTCGCCCGACGGCGCCCCCGCCCCGCTCAGCGGCGTCCTCACCGGTGCGGCCGGGGACCTGCGGATCGGGCTGCCGTGGCAGGCCGTGTCGGACCGTGCCCCGGGCACCGACGGGTTCGACGCGGCGGCCCCGGTGCACGAGCCGGTCCGGCTGCTCGCCGTGGTCTGCGCCGGGACGGACGCCATCGACGCGGTGCTGGCCCGGCACGAGGGCCCGGGCCGCCTGGTCGAGGGCCGGTGGCTGACCCTGGTGTCGCTCGGGCCCGAGGACGGGAGGCTCCGGCGACGGCTGCCGGGCGGCCGCTGGGTGCCGGCGGCGACCGACCCGCGCACGGCAGGCGAGCCCCGGTGGGGTGACGACCTGGTCGGGTCCCCGGCCGGGTAG
- a CDS encoding phosphoribosyltransferase — protein MFRDRTEAGRRLAPLLAHCAGPDTVVVGLPRGGVPVAAEVARALGAPLDVIVVRKLGVPGRPELGMGAIGEDDVRVVDPFIVRMAGVSDADLAEVEARERVELARRAERFRGGRRRIPLAGRTVVVVDDGIATGSTARAACAVARAEGARRVVLAVPVAPHDWTRRLEGAADELVCVATPDPFYAVGEFYDDFRQTSDDEVLALLHAADARGGPGADGPGDGDRGERRPRDEEVEVDVGDALVGGHLGVPPAGRGLVVFAHGSGSSRFSPRNRYVAERLQGAGLATLLFDLLTPREESDRGNVFDIDLLGRRLRAVESWARGVPGLGSEPVGFFGASTGAGAALWAAADPGCGVRAVVSRGGRPDLAGPRLHLVRAPTLLIVGGHDVAVLGMNREAQARMRCETDLAVVPGATHLFEEPGTLTSAADLARDWFLRYLADGSPVAPAGDG, from the coding sequence GTGTTCCGTGACCGCACCGAGGCCGGGCGCCGGCTGGCGCCGCTGCTGGCGCACTGCGCCGGGCCGGACACCGTGGTCGTGGGCCTGCCGCGGGGCGGCGTCCCCGTCGCCGCGGAGGTCGCGCGGGCGCTGGGTGCCCCGCTGGACGTCATCGTCGTACGCAAGCTCGGCGTGCCGGGGCGGCCCGAGCTGGGGATGGGCGCGATCGGGGAGGACGACGTGCGCGTCGTCGACCCGTTCATCGTGCGGATGGCCGGGGTGAGCGACGCCGACCTCGCGGAGGTGGAGGCGAGGGAGCGGGTCGAACTGGCCCGGCGGGCCGAGCGGTTCCGGGGCGGGCGCCGGCGCATCCCGCTCGCCGGCCGGACGGTGGTGGTGGTCGACGACGGCATCGCGACCGGGTCGACCGCGCGCGCCGCCTGCGCGGTCGCGCGCGCGGAGGGCGCCCGTCGCGTCGTGCTCGCCGTGCCAGTGGCCCCGCACGACTGGACCCGCCGGCTCGAGGGGGCGGCCGACGAACTGGTGTGCGTGGCGACGCCGGACCCGTTCTATGCCGTGGGCGAGTTCTACGACGACTTCCGGCAGACCTCGGACGACGAGGTCCTGGCGCTGCTGCACGCGGCCGACGCGCGCGGCGGTCCCGGTGCTGACGGTCCCGGGGATGGTGACCGGGGGGAGCGGCGGCCGCGGGACGAGGAGGTCGAGGTCGACGTCGGTGACGCCCTGGTCGGCGGCCACCTCGGCGTGCCCCCCGCGGGGCGGGGGCTGGTCGTGTTCGCGCACGGGAGCGGGAGCAGCCGTTTCAGCCCGCGCAACCGCTACGTCGCCGAGCGCCTGCAGGGCGCCGGGCTGGCCACGCTGCTGTTCGACCTGCTCACGCCGCGGGAGGAGTCGGACCGGGGGAACGTGTTCGACATCGACCTGCTGGGCCGCCGGCTGCGCGCGGTCGAGTCATGGGCGCGCGGGGTCCCCGGGCTGGGGAGCGAGCCCGTCGGGTTCTTCGGCGCGAGCACCGGTGCGGGAGCGGCGCTGTGGGCGGCGGCGGACCCCGGCTGCGGGGTGCGGGCCGTCGTGTCCCGTGGCGGTCGGCCCGACCTCGCGGGTCCCCGGCTGCACCTGGTCCGCGCCCCGACCCTGCTGATCGTGGGCGGCCACGACGTCGCGGTCCTGGGGATGAACCGGGAGGCGCAGGCGCGGATGCGCTGCGAGACCGACCTCGCGGTGGTGCCCGGAGCGACCCACCTGTTCGAGGAGCCCGGGACGCTGACATCGGCCGCCGACCTGGCCCGGGACTGGTTCCTGCGCTACCTGGCCGACGGGTCCCCGGTGGCCCCGGCGGGGGACGGCTGA
- a CDS encoding endonuclease/exonuclease/phosphatase family protein — MRNPWRNTGRLVLAAAVAGSVLVAVPQAGQAATPPKLKVMTQNLYLGSSLDPAIEATGGAEFLAAVATIYSTAIKTDFPARAKAIAASIKAQRPALVGLQEVSKWTFARTNEGPALPSYDFLTILLGELKAQGLNYKVGGSVNNALISAPLVSPVAEQACPPPPEGSLVFSCSVTLQDRDVILYNASAETLRVSGKRTGRYRAQASLPTPLGAVSFDRGWVSVEVRYQGKRFRFVNTHLEVEGFAKIQEAQAAEFLAGPAKSRGTVVATGDFNSASDGSTSRSYRILTRKYFSDAWVVKRDGKGLTCCQNSDLSNTSSQYKTRIDLVLTHGNAVSTKAVRVNDRTFQSTVPLWPSDHAGVVATVKLT; from the coding sequence ATGCGCAACCCCTGGCGAAACACAGGCCGGCTCGTGCTGGCCGCGGCCGTGGCCGGCTCGGTGCTGGTCGCGGTCCCCCAAGCCGGACAGGCGGCCACGCCGCCCAAGCTGAAGGTGATGACGCAGAACCTCTACCTCGGGTCCAGCCTCGACCCGGCGATCGAGGCCACCGGCGGTGCCGAGTTCCTGGCCGCCGTCGCCACCATCTACAGCACGGCCATCAAGACCGACTTCCCCGCCCGGGCCAAGGCCATCGCGGCCAGCATCAAGGCTCAGCGTCCGGCCCTGGTCGGCCTGCAGGAGGTCTCCAAGTGGACCTTCGCGCGGACCAACGAGGGGCCGGCGCTGCCGTCGTACGACTTCCTCACGATCCTGCTCGGCGAGCTCAAGGCTCAGGGCCTGAACTACAAGGTCGGCGGGTCGGTGAACAACGCGCTCATCTCGGCCCCGCTGGTGTCGCCGGTGGCCGAGCAGGCCTGCCCGCCTCCGCCGGAGGGCAGCCTGGTCTTCAGCTGCTCGGTCACGCTGCAGGACCGCGACGTGATCCTCTACAACGCGTCCGCCGAGACGCTGCGCGTCTCCGGCAAGCGGACCGGGCGCTACCGGGCGCAGGCCTCCCTGCCGACCCCGCTCGGCGCGGTGTCGTTCGACCGCGGCTGGGTGTCGGTCGAGGTCCGCTACCAGGGCAAGCGGTTCCGGTTCGTCAACACGCACCTGGAGGTTGAGGGCTTCGCCAAGATCCAGGAGGCCCAGGCCGCGGAGTTCCTGGCCGGACCGGCCAAGTCCCGCGGGACCGTGGTCGCCACCGGTGACTTCAACTCCGCGTCCGACGGCTCGACGTCCCGGTCGTACCGGATCCTGACCAGGAAGTACTTCTCGGACGCGTGGGTCGTGAAGCGCGACGGCAAGGGCCTGACCTGCTGCCAGAACAGCGACCTGTCCAACACCTCGTCGCAGTACAAGACCCGCATCGACCTGGTGCTCACGCACGGCAACGCGGTGTCCACCAAGGCGGTGCGCGTGAACGACCGGACGTTCCAGTCCACGGTGCCGCTGTGGCCCTCGGACCACGCGGGTGTCGTGGCCACGGTGAAGCTGACCTGA
- a CDS encoding fibronectin type III domain-containing protein, whose product MPAAPTNVKALAGSNRATVTWTAPPGADTDGVLQYRVQKSTDGGTRWTSVVGSPVAAPRTKLVVLKLSNNRTYRFRVAAESEAGVGPWSAPSSTVRPSSRPPGKLAAFSGTSPRAGTIKLTWKPPSSGPRPTRYDYRYRKGFGTFTRWIRLPVTARSVVITGLVRRADYLCQVRAVNGADVGPTNTTWVRTR is encoded by the coding sequence GTGCCTGCGGCACCGACCAACGTGAAGGCGCTTGCGGGGAGCAACCGGGCCACCGTTACCTGGACCGCGCCGCCGGGCGCCGACACGGACGGCGTGCTGCAGTACCGGGTGCAGAAGTCGACCGACGGCGGCACCCGGTGGACCTCCGTCGTCGGCTCCCCCGTCGCAGCGCCGCGTACGAAGCTGGTCGTGCTGAAGCTCAGCAACAACCGCACCTACCGGTTCCGGGTCGCGGCGGAGAGCGAGGCCGGCGTCGGCCCGTGGTCGGCCCCCTCCTCGACGGTCCGGCCGTCCTCCCGGCCGCCGGGCAAGCTGGCGGCCTTCAGCGGGACGTCACCGCGCGCGGGCACCATCAAGCTCACCTGGAAGCCGCCGAGCAGCGGCCCCAGGCCGACCCGCTACGACTACCGCTATCGCAAGGGATTCGGCACCTTCACCCGCTGGATCAGGCTGCCGGTGACCGCGCGGTCGGTCGTCATCACCGGGCTCGTGCGACGTGCGGACTACCTGTGCCAGGTGCGGGCCGTGAACGGGGCGGACGTCGGCCCCACCAACACGACGTGGGTGCGCACCCGCTGA
- a CDS encoding TMEM165/GDT1 family protein, with translation MEAFWLSTVVIFIAELGDKSQLMALAFATRYRAWIVLTGITVATAVVHAFSVLLGGLAGLALPTRAIQVAAALAFFGFAWWTWRGDELTAEDEARAARPARSALLAVAGTFFLAELGDKTMLATVTLAADNDVFGVWLGSTVGMVAADALAILLGRLLGTNLPERTVRIVAVVAFVAFGVLLLVEALRGG, from the coding sequence GTGGAGGCGTTCTGGCTGTCCACGGTCGTGATCTTCATCGCGGAGCTCGGGGACAAGAGCCAGCTGATGGCGCTGGCCTTCGCCACCCGGTACCGCGCGTGGATCGTGCTGACCGGGATCACGGTGGCGACCGCCGTCGTACACGCCTTCTCGGTGCTGCTCGGCGGCCTCGCCGGCCTGGCCCTGCCCACCCGGGCGATCCAGGTCGCTGCGGCACTGGCGTTCTTCGGCTTCGCCTGGTGGACCTGGCGCGGGGACGAGCTCACCGCGGAGGACGAGGCCCGAGCCGCCCGCCCGGCCCGGTCGGCACTGCTCGCCGTCGCGGGAACCTTCTTCCTCGCTGAGCTCGGCGACAAGACGATGCTCGCGACGGTCACCCTGGCCGCGGACAACGACGTGTTCGGCGTCTGGCTCGGCTCGACCGTCGGCATGGTCGCCGCGGACGCGCTGGCGATCCTGCTCGGGCGGCTCCTCGGGACGAACCTGCCGGAGCGGACGGTGCGCATCGTCGCGGTCGTGGCGTTCGTGGCCTTCGGCGTACTGCTGCTGGTCGAGGCCCTCCGCGGCGGCTGA
- a CDS encoding sugar phosphate nucleotidyltransferase, with translation MPSDSRPVAVVLAGGLGTRLRPLTEIRPKALCPVANVPLLDLALASVRPHVSGVAANAHHLADQVVAHLAGTGVVVSVEHPDLLGTAGALVRLRDWIDGRPVLVRNADSFLTDDLSGLVAGWDGERPRLLVHEEGRASDFGTARYVGACLLPAAAVAALPPGVSGLYETVFAPARDAGTLELVETLGSAIDCGTPRGYLEANLRAAGADRVVAPGATVLGRLHRVVVWPGGYVGPDEDLHDCIRVGADLTVDAR, from the coding sequence GTGCCGAGCGACTCCCGACCCGTGGCCGTGGTGCTCGCGGGAGGGCTCGGCACCCGGCTGCGCCCGCTCACCGAGATCCGGCCCAAGGCGCTCTGCCCGGTCGCGAACGTACCGCTGCTGGACCTGGCGCTGGCCTCCGTGCGCCCGCACGTGTCCGGGGTCGCCGCCAACGCGCACCACCTGGCCGACCAGGTCGTGGCGCACCTGGCGGGCACCGGCGTCGTCGTCTCGGTGGAGCACCCGGACCTGCTCGGGACGGCGGGGGCGTTGGTCAGGCTGCGGGACTGGATCGACGGCCGGCCGGTCCTCGTACGCAACGCCGACTCGTTCCTCACCGACGACCTGAGCGGACTGGTCGCGGGGTGGGACGGGGAGCGGCCGCGGCTGCTGGTCCACGAGGAGGGCCGGGCTAGCGACTTCGGGACCGCGCGCTACGTCGGCGCCTGCCTGCTGCCTGCGGCCGCCGTGGCCGCGCTGCCCCCCGGCGTCAGCGGGCTGTACGAGACCGTGTTCGCGCCGGCCCGGGACGCGGGCACGCTCGAGCTGGTGGAGACGCTGGGTTCCGCGATCGACTGCGGGACGCCGCGCGGCTATCTCGAGGCCAACCTGCGGGCCGCCGGTGCCGACCGCGTCGTGGCCCCCGGCGCGACGGTGCTCGGCCGGCTGCACCGGGTGGTGGTGTGGCCGGGCGGGTACGTCGGGCCGGACGAGGACCTGCACGACTGCATCCGGGTGGGCGCGGACCTGACCGTCGACGCCCGCTGA